The following is a genomic window from Candidatus Zixiibacteriota bacterium.
CACGAGGGCGAAATGGCCTGCATCAACGGCGCCACCCAGATCCGCGCCGGCGTCATCCGCCCCGAGGTCGTCATCCCCGCGGCCAAAGAAGGCCGGAGGGACGCCGCGGCAGCGGTCTCGGCCGTCGGCGGACTCGCCATCGGCTCCCCGATTCGCGTCATCCGCCACCCGCACTTCGGGAAAATCGGCAGAGTCACCGCTCTCCCCTCGCCTTTAATGAAGCTCGAATCGGAGTCGAAAGCGCGCGTGCTCGAGGTCGAGTTCGGCAACGGCGAGCGCGCGACCGTTCCCCGGGCGAATGTCGAGATGATTGAGGGTTGACCCGGGCCGCGCCCCGGGCCGGTCGTTTCCCCGCTGGGCCAGTCAGTTCGGCGTGTCAGGACCCTTGTGGTCCTGACATTCTTCGCCATCTGCAGAGATAGCCCTCCGGATTTCTTGCAGGTCAGAACCCTTGTGGTCCTGACATTCTTTCCATCGACGCAAGCCGCCCCGTCAGGACCTTTACGGTTTTGACCTGCGAGAGCGGTTTCGCGGCGTCATCCGGCGGGTTTCCCGGCCGCTCTACCTGGCAGCCGACTCTCCCGTCACAGCAGCCGTGCGACCTCTCCCCTCCAGCGCCTCGATTCGCTTCTGAAGGGTCTCGTTTTGTTTCTGAAGCTCCTTGACCGCCTCCACCAGCACCGCCGTCAGCTTTGCATAATCAACCGACTTGTACCCGTCAGCGTCGGTGCTCACGATCTCCGGAATCTCCCCTTCCACTTCCTGGGCGATCAACCCGACCTGCCTGCCTGTCGGGAACCGCATCTCCGCAAATTCGTCGGTGCGCCACTCATAGTTCACGCCGCGCAGGCGGAGCACCTTGTCGAGGGCGTGGTCGAGGGCGACCACGTTCTTTTTCCACCGCCGGTCGCTGTGGTACAGCGTCGCGTTGTTCCCGATTGTCCCCCGTACGTCGAGGGTGTAGTTCGGACTGTCGGTGCCGATTCCGACCTCGCCTGACCCCTGCTCCATCGCCAGCGTCCACCGGCCCGCCTGCTCATCGAAGAAACCGAGTTTGTGCGAGGCCCAGGGCCGATAGAGGAGCGCCCATCGGAGCGTCCCGCCGTCGACAAATCGCAGCGCCGAACCTCCGCCCGCACCGCCGTCCATCCGGATGAATCCCTCGACCTCCAGTTTGTCATTCGGATTGGTCGTCCCCACGCCGACATTCCCGTTGTTCTTGATCGTCATCACCGCATCGGCGAGCGAGCAGATGGCGAGGTCGTCGTCGGGATCCTGGAGGAAGTGGAAGCTCCCGCGGTTGTAGGTCCCCTCGAGAGAGTACACCAGCGCTCCCTTCCCGCGGTTGACTTCGTAGCCGTTGCCCCCGTCGCCGCCGACCGAGAACAACATCCCGACGGCATCGGTCCCGACGGTGGAACGCGGGTTGTCGAGCTTCAGTGCATAGGCAAGGCCGGGGACGCTGTCGGCGACATACAGCCTCCGGTTCGGGTTGATCACACCCAGGCCGACATATCCCTCAACAGCGAGGCCGTTGACCGGTCCGGGGTCCAGGCCGGCCATGTGCCGGCCGATCACCGTGGCGCCGCCTACATCGAGCTGATTCTTGGGGCCCAGGGCGCCGATACTCACCCTCCCTGAGCTGTCCATCGTTATTCGATGCATATCGCCGACCCGCAACATGACTCTCCCCCCCTCCTCCGTGTGGAGGTCCAGATACGACGGGCTGTTGGTGGCCAGTTCGACTCCTCCGTCAAAGTACTTCCGGAGTTCCGCCGTCGTGCCGCCGGAGATCTTGAGATCCAGGCTGGCAAACGCACTGCTCCCTTCGATCAGACACCTGCCGTAGGTGTTGCCGAAAACATGGAGCGGCGCTGCCGGCGCGGTTACCCCGATCCCCACGCTGTCGGTCGCCGTCCCCAGCCGCACCCTGGTCCCGTCATTCACCCAGCCGCCGGGCGGCGTCGGGCCCCAGCTCATCCGGCCGTTCCCGTCGGTCGTCATCACCTGCCCCGCGTCCCCGTCGGCTGTCGGGAACTCGTACCCGTCCGTTTCGTCGCCGAACCGGATGTGCGGCAGGTCCACCATGAAAGTCGAATCGTGCGTCAGTCTGCTCCGGATGCCGAACA
Proteins encoded in this region:
- a CDS encoding tail fiber domain-containing protein; translated protein: MKALLTLLAVAVVLVGSALSGSAAVPQLVSYQGRLTDSFGAPVDTTVAMTFHIYNDSGGTIELWVEFQPSVVVQDGLFTVLLGAEETLGDSVFTGLVRYLGMQVGNGPVGRPLIPIGSVAYAYRALTADTAKYVQNAGGDVHWTLTDGVLSTQGRWGLTRGTAGNLLYGDSAHTMVNLGTAGTTGIPGQSYGFQTIAGGMWNKAGAWYATVGGGDENDAGANFSTIAGGQRNKLWSMYGAVSGGFADTAQGFYSAALSGRRNVAGTSSLDTAAFVGGGSDNRAQGMFATIGGGRDNKTMSSWAAVGGGWQNEASGGFSSIAGGARNAAREGGATVGGGSDNIAAFGWATIPGGQMNQAHGVYATIGGGLGNLIDGYASTIPGGCWDTVMATHSYLFGIRSRLTHDSTFMVDLPHIRFGDETDGYEFPTADGDAGQVMTTDGNGRMSWGPTPPGGWVNDGTRVRLGTATDSVGIGVTAPAAPLHVFGNTYGRCLIEGSSAFASLDLKISGGTTAELRKYFDGGVELATNSPSYLDLHTEEGGRVMLRVGDMHRITMDSSGRVSIGALGPKNQLDVGGATVIGRHMAGLDPGPVNGLAVEGYVGLGVINPNRRLYVADSVPGLAYALKLDNPRSTVGTDAVGMLFSVGGDGGNGYEVNRGKGALVYSLEGTYNRGSFHFLQDPDDDLAICSLADAVMTIKNNGNVGVGTTNPNDKLEVEGFIRMDGGAGGGSALRFVDGGTLRWALLYRPWASHKLGFFDEQAGRWTLAMEQGSGEVGIGTDSPNYTLDVRGTIGNNATLYHSDRRWKKNVVALDHALDKVLRLRGVNYEWRTDEFAEMRFPTGRQVGLIAQEVEGEIPEIVSTDADGYKSVDYAKLTAVLVEAVKELQKQNETLQKRIEALEGRGRTAAVTGESAAR